In a single window of the Nocardioides sp. L-11A genome:
- a CDS encoding PPOX class F420-dependent oxidoreductase has product MPALKPPVWSALPAELAAFWTEYHLCTLSTLDRHGAPHAVPVGATLDLDGGCAWIITRRGSQKVRNLARDPRLTVTQVDRGRWASLVGTGEVREDEESVARACALYAARYRPPTPNPERVAIRVGVERILGSAQVLPGG; this is encoded by the coding sequence GTGCCCGCACTGAAGCCCCCCGTCTGGTCCGCACTGCCCGCGGAGCTCGCCGCGTTCTGGACCGAGTACCACCTCTGCACGCTGAGCACCCTCGACCGGCACGGCGCACCCCACGCCGTCCCGGTCGGTGCCACCCTCGACCTCGACGGCGGCTGCGCGTGGATCATCACCCGCCGCGGCTCGCAGAAGGTGCGCAACCTCGCGCGCGACCCCCGCCTGACCGTCACCCAGGTCGACCGGGGGCGCTGGGCCTCACTGGTCGGGACCGGCGAGGTGCGCGAGGACGAGGAGTCCGTGGCCCGCGCCTGCGCGCTGTACGCCGCCCGCTACCGGCCGCCGACGCCGAACCCGGAGCGGGTGGCGATCCGGGTCGGTGTGGAGCGGATCCTCGGCTCGGCCCAGGTGCTGCCCGGGGGCTGA
- a CDS encoding pentapeptide repeat-containing protein has protein sequence MVTRRWRPEQLDALERGLVEAARRPGSSLPESPFGTTDDGLADYRGATLRRPVRYLQVTGADFSRVRFEDGASMNESELTGCVLDGIDLRGRFVTRRFTDCSFVAARLSRARLVGVFTDCDFTGATLTGSVASGARFERCVFTGASLRSIQWTMRCVFDHCVFDGVGALSGSLAGSVFIGTEPEDLSGCVTDHVRRA, from the coding sequence GTGGTGACGAGGCGCTGGCGACCCGAGCAGCTCGATGCGCTGGAGCGGGGCCTCGTCGAGGCGGCACGGCGCCCGGGGTCGAGCCTGCCGGAGTCCCCCTTCGGGACCACCGACGACGGGCTCGCCGACTACCGTGGAGCGACGCTGCGCCGGCCGGTGCGCTACCTGCAGGTGACGGGCGCCGACTTCTCCCGCGTCCGCTTCGAGGACGGCGCGAGCATGAACGAGTCGGAGCTGACCGGGTGCGTGCTCGACGGCATCGACCTGCGCGGCAGGTTCGTGACCAGGCGCTTCACCGACTGCAGCTTCGTCGCGGCCAGGCTGAGCCGCGCCCGCCTGGTCGGCGTCTTCACCGACTGCGACTTCACCGGCGCCACACTGACGGGCTCGGTGGCGTCCGGCGCGCGGTTCGAGCGGTGCGTGTTCACGGGTGCATCACTCCGCTCGATCCAGTGGACGATGCGGTGCGTCTTCGACCACTGCGTCTTCGACGGCGTCGGCGCGCTCAGCGGATCGCTGGCGGGCAGCGTCTTCATCGGCACCGAGCCGGAGGACCTGTCCGGCTGCGTCACCGATCACGTCCGGCGCGCGTAG
- the acs gene encoding acetate--CoA ligase, producing the protein MSDQTAPSSTDQTLANLLKEDRRFEPPAGLAAAANVTADAYDAARADREGFWAAQAERLSWDTTWDRVLDWDNPPFAKWYVGGRLNAAYNCVDRHVEAGRGDQVAIHWVGEPVGPDGQAESRDITYAQLKDEVSQAANALTDLGVGKGDRVAIYLPMIPEAIVTMLACARIGAPHTVVFGGFSADALASRLDDCQAKVVVTADGGYRRGTASALKPAVDEACTKTDVVEKVLVVRRTGQDLGPNGWDDAVDVWWHDAVTGASTEHTPEAFDAEHPLYVMYTSGTTGKPKGILHTTGGYLVGAAYTHHAVFDLKPESDVYWCTADIGWVTGHSYIVYGPLANGVTQVLYEGTPDSPEPGRWWKIIQDYGVTLFYTAPTAIRSFMKQGHEVPDRYDMSSLRILGSVGEPINPEAYVWYRHVIGGDRTPVVDTWWQTETGAIMISPLPGVTAGKPGSAMTAIPGIEADVVDDEGRSVPNGSGGYLVVTSPWPSMLRTIWGDDDRYVDTYWSRFKKQGYYFAGDGAKKDDDGDIWVLGRVDDVMNVSGHRLSTTEIESALVSHPKVAESAVVGASDPDTGQAVVAYVILRNSVIEAAGDGGPDHAALAKELSDHVRKEIGPIAKPRQIMIVPELPKTRSGKIMRRLLRDVAEGRAVGDTQTLADASIMDLISAGQATSTED; encoded by the coding sequence GTGAGCGACCAGACCGCCCCTTCCTCGACGGACCAGACCCTGGCCAACCTGCTGAAGGAGGACCGCCGCTTCGAGCCGCCTGCCGGGCTGGCGGCCGCCGCCAACGTGACGGCCGACGCGTACGACGCCGCGCGGGCCGATCGTGAGGGATTCTGGGCCGCGCAGGCCGAGCGGTTGTCCTGGGACACGACGTGGGACCGGGTCCTCGACTGGGACAACCCGCCCTTCGCGAAGTGGTACGTCGGCGGCCGGCTCAACGCGGCGTACAACTGCGTCGACCGGCACGTCGAGGCCGGCCGGGGCGACCAGGTCGCGATCCACTGGGTGGGCGAGCCCGTCGGGCCCGATGGTCAGGCAGAGTCCCGGGACATCACCTACGCCCAGCTCAAGGACGAGGTCTCCCAGGCCGCCAACGCGCTGACCGACCTGGGCGTCGGCAAGGGCGACCGGGTGGCGATCTACCTCCCGATGATCCCCGAGGCGATCGTCACGATGCTCGCGTGCGCCCGGATCGGCGCCCCGCACACCGTGGTGTTCGGCGGGTTCTCCGCCGACGCGCTGGCCTCGCGGCTCGACGACTGCCAGGCCAAGGTCGTGGTGACCGCCGACGGCGGCTACCGCCGCGGCACCGCCTCCGCGCTGAAGCCCGCCGTGGACGAGGCGTGCACCAAGACCGACGTCGTGGAGAAGGTCCTCGTGGTCCGCCGTACCGGCCAGGACCTGGGCCCGAACGGATGGGACGACGCCGTCGACGTGTGGTGGCACGACGCCGTGACCGGCGCCTCGACCGAGCACACCCCCGAGGCGTTCGACGCCGAGCACCCGCTCTACGTCATGTACACCTCCGGCACGACCGGCAAGCCCAAGGGCATCCTGCACACCACGGGCGGCTACCTCGTCGGCGCGGCGTACACCCACCACGCGGTGTTCGACCTCAAGCCGGAGTCGGACGTGTACTGGTGCACGGCCGACATCGGCTGGGTCACCGGCCACTCGTACATCGTCTACGGCCCGCTCGCCAACGGCGTCACGCAGGTCCTCTACGAGGGCACGCCCGACTCGCCCGAGCCGGGTCGCTGGTGGAAGATCATCCAGGACTACGGCGTCACCCTCTTCTACACCGCCCCCACCGCGATCCGCTCGTTCATGAAGCAGGGCCACGAGGTCCCCGACCGCTACGACATGTCCTCGCTGCGGATCCTCGGCTCGGTCGGCGAACCGATCAACCCGGAGGCCTACGTCTGGTACCGCCACGTCATCGGCGGCGACCGGACGCCGGTCGTCGACACCTGGTGGCAGACCGAGACCGGCGCGATCATGATCTCGCCGCTGCCCGGCGTGACCGCCGGCAAGCCCGGCTCGGCGATGACCGCGATCCCCGGCATCGAGGCCGACGTGGTCGACGACGAGGGCAGGTCGGTGCCCAACGGCTCCGGCGGCTACCTCGTCGTCACCTCCCCCTGGCCGTCCATGCTGCGCACCATCTGGGGCGACGACGACAGGTACGTCGACACGTACTGGTCGCGCTTCAAGAAGCAGGGCTACTACTTCGCCGGCGACGGCGCCAAGAAGGACGACGACGGCGACATCTGGGTGCTCGGCCGGGTCGACGACGTCATGAACGTCTCGGGTCACCGGCTCTCCACCACCGAGATCGAGTCGGCGCTCGTCTCCCACCCCAAGGTCGCCGAGTCCGCGGTCGTCGGTGCCTCGGACCCCGACACCGGCCAGGCCGTCGTCGCCTACGTCATCCTGCGCAACTCCGTCATCGAAGCGGCGGGGGACGGCGGGCCGGACCATGCAGCCCTGGCGAAGGAGCTCTCCGACCACGTCCGCAAGGAGATCGGCCCGATCGCCAAGCCGCGGCAGATCATGATCGTCCCCGAGCTGCCGAAGACCCGCTCGGGCAAGATCATGCGCCGCCTGCTGCGCGACGTCGCCGAGGGCCGCGCCGTCGGCGACACCCAGACCCTCGCCGACGCCTCGATCATGGACCTGATCTCGGCCGGCCAGGCCACGTCCACCGAGGACTGA
- a CDS encoding phage holin family protein translates to MATEPRTRTGEEPTIGRLIKDAQTDLSTIMRKEIQLAKSELKVSVTAGGVGAGLIAAALFLLVLAVIMLSVAIAYLIHWNGSGLDLHWAFLIVFGFYVLLAALLVFLAIRSFKKVKAPERAIEQGREIPRALKGQA, encoded by the coding sequence ATGGCCACCGAACCGCGGACCCGCACTGGGGAAGAGCCGACCATCGGGCGTCTCATCAAGGACGCCCAGACCGACCTCTCCACGATCATGCGCAAGGAGATCCAGCTCGCGAAGTCCGAGTTGAAGGTCAGCGTCACCGCGGGCGGCGTCGGAGCCGGCCTGATCGCGGCGGCCCTGTTCCTGCTGGTGCTGGCCGTCATCATGCTCTCGGTCGCCATCGCCTACCTCATCCACTGGAACGGCTCGGGCCTCGACCTGCACTGGGCGTTCCTCATCGTGTTCGGCTTCTACGTCCTCCTCGCGGCACTGCTGGTGTTCCTCGCGATCCGGAGCTTCAAGAAGGTGAAGGCTCCCGAACGCGCCATCGAGCAGGGACGCGAGATCCCGCGTGCCCTCAAGGGCCAGGCCTGA
- a CDS encoding fructosamine kinase family protein: protein MARQPVVAGRAEQLLGSAVVATAPVAGGDIATAVKLRLSSGRTAFLKTLSPAPPQFFAREAAGLRWLAEATPSGGVAAAEVLAVDTDCLILDWVETARPSAEAAGAFGRALAATHAYGAPSFGLDGEGNETGGSAKGGTPRVEGYIGRLPLPNRPLPTWAEFHAERRIAPYLKVLRDKDIVSAEDAATIETAAARGPSIVPIEPPARLHGDLWNGNVLWAAGDRVVVIDPAAYGGHREVDLAMLALFGLPQLPQVMAAYHEAAPLADGWEERLGYHQLFPLLVHACLFGGQYGARAARVAQRYL from the coding sequence ATGGCGCGGCAGCCGGTCGTCGCAGGACGGGCCGAGCAGCTGCTCGGCTCCGCCGTGGTCGCCACCGCCCCGGTCGCGGGCGGCGACATCGCGACCGCGGTCAAGCTGCGCCTGTCCAGCGGGCGCACGGCCTTCCTGAAGACGCTCAGCCCCGCGCCGCCGCAGTTCTTCGCGCGTGAGGCGGCCGGCCTGCGCTGGCTGGCCGAGGCGACGCCGAGCGGCGGCGTGGCCGCGGCCGAGGTGCTCGCCGTCGACACCGACTGCCTGATCCTCGACTGGGTCGAGACCGCCCGGCCCAGCGCGGAGGCCGCCGGCGCCTTCGGCCGCGCCCTGGCCGCCACCCATGCGTACGGCGCGCCCAGCTTCGGGCTGGACGGGGAAGGGAACGAGACCGGAGGGTCCGCAAAGGGCGGAACCCCCCGTGTGGAGGGCTACATCGGGCGGCTGCCGCTGCCCAACCGGCCGCTGCCGACCTGGGCGGAGTTCCACGCCGAGCGCCGGATCGCGCCGTACCTCAAGGTGCTGCGCGACAAGGACATCGTCAGCGCCGAGGACGCCGCCACGATCGAGACCGCCGCCGCACGCGGCCCGTCGATCGTGCCGATCGAGCCGCCCGCCCGCCTGCACGGCGACCTGTGGAACGGCAACGTGCTGTGGGCCGCCGGCGACCGGGTGGTCGTCATCGACCCCGCGGCGTACGGCGGGCACCGCGAGGTGGACCTCGCCATGCTGGCACTGTTCGGTCTCCCCCAGCTGCCCCAGGTGATGGCGGCCTACCACGAGGCGGCACCGCTGGCCGACGGCTGGGAGGAGCGGCTGGGCTACCACCAGCTGTTCCCGCTGCTGGTCCACGCCTGCCTCTTCGGCGGCCAGTACGGCGCCCGCGCGGCTCGGGTCGCGCAGCGCTACCTGTAG
- the nhaA gene encoding Na+/H+ antiporter NhaA, translating into MPDPTHAPDDLWRRGPVWTASQRPLARYVARPLREFLHVEAAGSVLLLAATVIALLWVNLPFDGWASAYDHFWHTPIALEIGDWRIEESLQHWVNDGLMTIFFFVVGLEIKYELVHGDLRDPRTAALPIVAAVGGMVVPALVYVAIVGGGEGSGGWGIPMATDIAFAVGVLGLLGSRIPSAARLFLLTLAIVDDIGAILVIAVFYTADLSLGWLALALGLLAVMAVLRAARVWSIPVYAVLGVAVWFALLQSGVHATLAGVAIGLLTPAVALLRPSVATEYAVEGLRDNDLDAEELHRLRFLIGESVPVVERLQTRLHPLSAYVVLPVFALANAGVALGDGVLGEALRSPIALGIAAGLVLGKPLGITLACFLAIRLGVGRMPEGTSWPQIVGVGAVAGIGFTVSLFIAGLSFPGSDLLTAEAKVGILVASVIAAAVGVALLLVGAGRRSAGEERSSQVT; encoded by the coding sequence GTGCCCGACCCCACCCACGCCCCCGATGACCTGTGGCGCCGCGGTCCCGTGTGGACGGCGAGCCAGCGCCCGCTGGCCCGGTACGTCGCCCGCCCGCTGCGCGAGTTCCTCCATGTCGAGGCGGCCGGATCGGTGCTGCTGCTGGCGGCGACGGTGATCGCGCTGCTCTGGGTCAACCTGCCGTTCGACGGCTGGGCCTCGGCGTACGACCACTTCTGGCACACGCCCATCGCCCTCGAGATCGGGGACTGGCGGATCGAGGAGTCGCTCCAGCACTGGGTCAACGACGGGCTGATGACGATCTTCTTCTTCGTGGTCGGCCTCGAGATCAAGTACGAGCTGGTGCACGGCGACCTCCGCGACCCGCGCACCGCCGCGCTGCCGATCGTCGCCGCCGTCGGCGGCATGGTCGTGCCGGCACTGGTCTATGTCGCGATCGTCGGTGGCGGTGAGGGCTCGGGCGGCTGGGGGATCCCGATGGCGACCGACATCGCCTTCGCCGTCGGCGTGCTCGGCCTGCTCGGCTCGCGGATCCCGTCCGCCGCGCGGCTGTTCCTGCTGACGCTCGCGATCGTCGACGACATCGGCGCGATCCTGGTGATCGCGGTGTTCTACACCGCCGACCTCTCCCTCGGCTGGCTCGCCCTCGCCCTCGGCCTGCTGGCGGTCATGGCCGTGCTCCGGGCCGCGCGGGTGTGGTCGATCCCGGTGTACGCCGTGCTCGGGGTGGCGGTGTGGTTCGCGCTGCTCCAGTCCGGGGTGCACGCCACCCTCGCCGGCGTCGCGATCGGCCTGCTCACACCCGCCGTCGCCCTGCTGCGTCCCTCGGTCGCCACGGAGTACGCCGTCGAGGGGTTGCGCGACAACGACCTCGACGCCGAGGAGCTGCACCGGCTGCGCTTCCTCATCGGCGAGTCCGTCCCCGTCGTCGAACGCCTGCAGACGCGCCTCCACCCCCTGTCGGCGTACGTCGTGCTGCCGGTCTTCGCGCTCGCCAACGCCGGCGTCGCCCTGGGCGACGGCGTGCTCGGCGAGGCCCTGCGCTCGCCGATCGCCCTCGGCATCGCGGCTGGCCTGGTCCTCGGCAAGCCGCTCGGCATCACGCTGGCCTGCTTCCTGGCGATCCGGCTCGGCGTCGGCCGGATGCCGGAGGGCACCTCGTGGCCGCAGATCGTCGGGGTCGGCGCCGTCGCCGGCATCGGCTTCACGGTCTCGCTGTTCATCGCCGGCCTGTCCTTCCCCGGCTCCGACCTGCTCACCGCCGAGGCGAAGGTCGGCATCCTGGTCGCGTCGGTGATCGCCGCCGCGGTCGGCGTGGCGCTCCTGCTGGTGGGTGCAGGGCGCCGGAGCGCCGGCGAGGAGCGCTCGAGCCAGGTCACTTGA
- a CDS encoding histidine kinase yields the protein MTRLRRLVVVPLPFVLLLDLVSWTNPLVFLAMVLGVALQVDAERTVRAWSPREPVRDLARGRYAAGLVAAGGIGAVLALDGIWCTTLAWGLIVQTGVAAGLQRGPADRLLVALTALLAVVLPIGLWNDGSGILMMFATVTACTISVAIGVLARSQEERVADARELMRTQERARMAADLHDLVAHEVTGIVVLAQAAGAVAPDPGSADAFARIERSAHEALGEIRALVAQSADTPAAAPGAGLAALRDVTDRFAATTPARVEVDLPAEEVSGAVGTVLLRGLTESLTNVHRHARPTRVRVRLDRVGGEHRLRVDNDGVASGGVGPGNGSGLARVRHRAELLGGSLRAGPAPDGCWETELRLPVEGP from the coding sequence ATGACGAGGCTGCGCCGGCTGGTGGTCGTGCCGCTGCCGTTCGTCCTCCTGCTCGACCTCGTCTCCTGGACGAACCCGCTGGTGTTCCTCGCGATGGTGCTCGGCGTGGCCCTCCAGGTCGACGCCGAGCGCACCGTCCGAGCCTGGAGCCCGCGCGAGCCGGTCCGCGACCTCGCCCGCGGGAGGTACGCCGCCGGGCTGGTCGCTGCCGGCGGCATCGGTGCCGTGCTCGCGCTCGACGGGATCTGGTGCACGACGCTGGCCTGGGGCCTGATCGTGCAGACCGGCGTGGCAGCCGGGCTCCAGCGCGGTCCGGCGGACCGGCTGCTCGTGGCGCTGACCGCACTGCTGGCGGTCGTGCTGCCGATCGGACTGTGGAACGACGGCAGCGGGATCCTGATGATGTTCGCGACGGTGACTGCCTGCACGATCAGCGTCGCGATCGGGGTCCTGGCGCGCAGTCAGGAGGAGCGCGTCGCCGACGCCCGCGAGCTGATGCGCACCCAGGAGCGGGCCCGGATGGCGGCCGACCTGCACGATCTCGTCGCGCACGAGGTGACCGGCATCGTCGTGCTCGCCCAAGCGGCCGGCGCGGTCGCGCCCGACCCCGGCTCCGCCGATGCCTTCGCCCGGATCGAGCGGTCCGCCCACGAGGCGCTCGGCGAGATCCGGGCGCTGGTGGCGCAGTCGGCCGACACCCCCGCCGCGGCGCCGGGGGCCGGCCTGGCGGCCCTGCGCGACGTCACCGACCGGTTCGCCGCGACCACCCCGGCCCGGGTCGAGGTGGACCTGCCCGCCGAGGAGGTGTCCGGCGCCGTCGGCACCGTCCTGCTGCGCGGCCTCACCGAGAGCCTGACCAACGTCCACCGGCACGCCCGGCCCACCCGGGTCCGGGTCCGGCTGGACCGGGTCGGGGGCGAGCACCGCCTGCGCGTCGACAACGACGGGGTCGCGTCGGGCGGCGTCGGCCCCGGCAACGGCTCCGGGCTGGCCCGGGTCCGGCACCGCGCCGAGCTGCTCGGCGGCTCGTTGCGTGCCGGGCCCGCTCCGGACGGCTGCTGGGAGACGGAGCTGCGCCTGCCCGTGGAGGGACCATGA
- a CDS encoding ABC transporter ATP-binding protein, whose amino-acid sequence MSFENASAPPRTALWARGVVRSYGEQQVLRGVDFTATSGESVALTGPSGSGKTTLLHVLSGIAVPDAGEVVFAAAGRAPIAVDRAGSEERARLRRGTFGMVFQSGQLLGELTAVENVALPLLLDGRDAREAQAAAAAMFGPLGLDGLQQRRPGELSGGQQQRVAIARALVPRPAVLFADEPTGALDRRTGDQVMRLLLDAQRATGVTLVVVTHDPEIAALCDRVVTLRDGRVLSAPLAGAGR is encoded by the coding sequence ATGAGCTTCGAGAACGCCTCCGCCCCTCCGCGCACCGCCCTGTGGGCCCGCGGCGTCGTCCGGTCGTACGGCGAGCAGCAGGTGCTGCGCGGCGTCGACTTCACTGCCACGTCCGGTGAGTCCGTTGCGTTGACCGGGCCGTCCGGCTCGGGCAAGACCACGCTGCTGCACGTGCTCTCGGGCATCGCCGTGCCGGACGCCGGCGAGGTCGTCTTCGCTGCTGCCGGCCGCGCCCCGATCGCCGTGGACCGGGCCGGGTCGGAGGAGCGGGCGCGCCTGCGGCGCGGCACCTTCGGCATGGTCTTCCAGTCCGGCCAGCTGCTCGGCGAGCTCACCGCCGTCGAGAACGTCGCGTTGCCGCTGCTTCTCGACGGCCGCGACGCCCGCGAGGCACAGGCCGCCGCCGCGGCGATGTTCGGGCCGCTCGGCCTGGACGGACTCCAGCAGCGCCGCCCCGGCGAGCTCTCCGGCGGCCAGCAGCAGCGGGTCGCCATCGCCCGGGCGCTCGTCCCACGTCCGGCCGTGCTCTTCGCGGACGAGCCGACCGGCGCGCTCGACCGGCGGACCGGCGACCAGGTGATGCGGCTGCTGCTCGATGCCCAGCGGGCCACCGGCGTGACGCTGGTCGTGGTCACCCACGACCCGGAGATCGCCGCGCTGTGCGACCGCGTCGTGACCCTGCGCGACGGCCGGGTGCTGTCCGCCCCGCTGGCCGGAGCGGGCCGATGA
- a CDS encoding response regulator transcription factor — translation MSARTTAPHRILVVDDDRAVRESLRRSLAFNGYDVHLAGDGAEALAGIGAVAPDVVVMDVMMPKLDGLEATRALRAAGNDVPILVLTARDAVGDRVEGLDAGADDYLTKPFALEELLARLRALLRRVAPIEDGAEEEVLSFADLTMNVTTREVRRGSRSIELTRTEFTLLEMFLRRPRRVLDRSFILEEVWGYDFPTTANSLEVYVGYLRRKTEAEGEQRLIHTVRGIGYVLRATDS, via the coding sequence GTGTCTGCCCGTACCACTGCTCCGCACCGCATCCTGGTCGTCGACGACGACCGCGCCGTGCGGGAGTCGCTGCGGCGTTCCCTCGCCTTCAACGGGTACGACGTGCATCTGGCCGGCGACGGCGCGGAGGCGCTCGCCGGCATCGGCGCGGTCGCACCCGACGTCGTCGTGATGGACGTGATGATGCCCAAGCTGGACGGGCTGGAGGCCACCCGGGCGCTGCGGGCGGCCGGCAACGACGTACCCATCCTGGTGCTGACCGCGCGCGACGCCGTCGGTGACCGGGTCGAGGGCCTCGACGCCGGGGCCGACGACTACCTGACGAAGCCGTTCGCGCTGGAGGAGCTCCTCGCGCGGCTGCGGGCGCTGCTGCGCCGGGTGGCGCCGATCGAGGACGGCGCCGAGGAGGAGGTCCTGTCCTTCGCCGACCTCACCATGAACGTCACCACCCGCGAGGTGCGCCGCGGCAGCCGCTCCATCGAGCTGACCCGCACCGAGTTCACCCTGCTGGAGATGTTCCTGCGCCGTCCGCGCCGGGTGCTCGACCGCAGCTTCATCCTCGAGGAGGTCTGGGGCTACGACTTCCCCACCACCGCCAACTCCCTCGAGGTGTACGTCGGCTACCTGCGCCGCAAGACCGAGGCCGAGGGCGAGCAGCGGCTGATCCACACCGTCCGCGGCATCGGGTACGTCCTGCGCGCGACGGACTCCTAG
- a CDS encoding DUF485 domain-containing protein has product MYDELHAAPEFAELKRRYRGFVFPATIAFLSWYLLYVVLSNWAGELMSKQVVGNINVALVFGLLQFVTTFLIAWLYARYSSARLDPLARELDERFVALEGKSSRGRGDH; this is encoded by the coding sequence GTGTACGACGAGCTCCATGCCGCGCCGGAGTTCGCCGAGCTCAAGCGGCGCTACCGCGGCTTCGTGTTCCCGGCGACGATCGCCTTCCTGAGCTGGTACCTGCTCTACGTCGTGCTCTCCAACTGGGCCGGCGAGCTGATGAGCAAGCAGGTCGTGGGGAATATCAACGTCGCCCTGGTCTTCGGGCTGCTGCAGTTCGTGACGACCTTCCTCATCGCGTGGCTCTACGCCCGCTACTCCAGTGCCCGCCTCGACCCGTTGGCCCGGGAGCTGGACGAGCGCTTCGTCGCCCTCGAGGGCAAGTCCTCCCGCGGAAGGGGCGATCACTGA
- a CDS encoding cation acetate symporter: protein MDHQLLTTLLFLAVVALTLGITIWASRQTSGAADFYAGGRSFSGIQNGFAIGGDYMSAASFLGISGAIALSGYDGFLYSIGFLVAWLVALLLVAEMLRNSGRYTMADQLAYRMKQRPVRMAAATSTVVVSIFYLLAQMVGAGALVALLLGADSQALKNLTIVGVGALMIFYVTIGGMKGTTWVQIVKAILLMVGSALIVVLVLAHFHFNLSELLGTAASNTGKGQAFLEPGLKYGVDTTSKIDFLSLGLALVLGTAGLPHILIRFYTVPTARDARKSVLWAIGLIGVFYLFTLVLGFGAAAMLKGDKAADVAASGGNLASPLLAEEVGGGAGSTGGAILLAFIAAVAFATILAVVAGLTLTSSTSVAHDIYNSVVKGGKASEHDEIKVTRIAAAAIGVISIALAIPAQKLNIAFLVALAFAVAASANLPAIVYNMFWKRFNTRGATWGIYGGLLSSVGLVFFSPVVSGSETALVTGADWSWFPLSNPGIISIPLGFFFGWLGTVTSHEPAAQERFTELEVRALTGAGAEQAVQH from the coding sequence ATGGACCACCAGCTCCTCACCACCCTGCTGTTCCTGGCCGTCGTCGCGCTGACGCTCGGCATCACGATCTGGGCCAGCCGCCAGACGTCCGGCGCGGCCGACTTCTACGCCGGCGGCCGCAGCTTCTCCGGCATCCAGAACGGCTTCGCGATCGGCGGCGACTACATGTCGGCCGCCTCCTTCCTCGGCATCTCGGGAGCGATCGCGCTGTCCGGGTACGACGGCTTCCTGTACTCGATCGGCTTCCTGGTCGCGTGGCTGGTCGCCCTGCTGCTGGTCGCGGAGATGCTGCGCAACTCCGGCCGCTACACGATGGCCGACCAGCTGGCGTACCGGATGAAGCAGCGTCCGGTCCGGATGGCCGCCGCCACCTCGACCGTGGTCGTGTCGATCTTCTACCTGCTGGCCCAGATGGTCGGCGCGGGGGCGCTCGTCGCGCTGCTGCTCGGCGCCGACAGCCAGGCGCTGAAGAACCTCACCATCGTCGGCGTCGGCGCCCTGATGATCTTCTACGTCACCATCGGCGGCATGAAGGGCACCACGTGGGTGCAGATCGTCAAGGCGATCCTGCTGATGGTGGGCTCGGCGCTGATCGTGGTCCTGGTGCTCGCGCACTTCCACTTCAACCTGTCCGAGCTGCTCGGCACCGCCGCGTCGAACACGGGCAAGGGCCAGGCCTTCCTCGAGCCGGGCCTGAAGTACGGCGTCGACACCACCAGCAAGATCGACTTCCTCAGCCTCGGTCTCGCGCTGGTGCTCGGCACCGCCGGCCTACCGCACATCCTGATCCGCTTCTACACCGTCCCGACGGCGCGGGACGCCCGCAAGTCGGTGCTCTGGGCGATCGGCCTGATCGGCGTGTTCTACCTGTTCACGCTGGTCCTCGGCTTCGGTGCAGCCGCGATGCTCAAGGGCGACAAGGCCGCCGACGTGGCGGCGTCCGGCGGCAACCTGGCCTCGCCGTTGCTCGCCGAGGAGGTCGGCGGCGGCGCCGGCTCCACCGGGGGCGCGATCCTGCTGGCCTTCATCGCGGCGGTCGCCTTCGCGACCATCCTGGCGGTGGTGGCGGGCCTGACCCTGACGTCGTCGACCTCGGTCGCGCACGACATCTACAACAGCGTCGTGAAGGGCGGCAAGGCCAGCGAGCACGACGAGATCAAGGTGACCCGGATCGCCGCGGCGGCCATCGGCGTCATCTCGATCGCGCTGGCGATCCCGGCGCAGAAGCTGAACATCGCCTTCCTCGTCGCCCTCGCGTTCGCCGTCGCAGCCTCGGCCAACCTGCCGGCGATCGTCTACAACATGTTCTGGAAGCGCTTCAACACCCGCGGCGCCACCTGGGGCATCTACGGCGGCCTGCTGTCGTCGGTCGGCCTGGTGTTCTTCTCGCCGGTCGTGTCGGGCTCGGAGACGGCGCTGGTCACCGGCGCCGACTGGTCCTGGTTCCCGTTGAGCAACCCGGGCATCATCTCGATCCCGCTCGGCTTCTTCTTCGGCTGGCTCGGCACCGTCACCTCCCACGAGCCCGCCGCGCAGGAGCGGTTCACCGAGCTCGAGGTCCGCGCCCTCACCGGCGCGGGTGCGGAGCAGGCCGTCCAGCACTGA